Below is a genomic region from Miscanthus floridulus cultivar M001 chromosome 1, ASM1932011v1, whole genome shotgun sequence.
GTAAATATTGTATCtgtatgttttaaaagtagatcaggtTCTGCATCTCACTTCTCGCCTTCTGCTGCATTGCCTTGATGTCTCCTCCTGCTCCCGACGCCAGCTGAGCATCCACCGCCCCCGCCCTCTCTTCTCGATGCTGATGACGTTGGGGGCGGCGCAGGCCCGTGTGGGCACGTGAAACGACGAGGGAAATGGACTTCAAGTCCGGACGTGCGGCGCTAGCAAGCCCGTTTTGGTCTTTACGATCTTAACTGAGGAATTTGATTTTACTATTTTTTCGACTTTTATTTTTACAATTTTATAATTAAGCTAAGATCTTATCTAAATTGACAACCTTATTACACTGCGATCCGCCGTATCCCGCGCGCGCCTTCTTTTCCACAGCTTTTGACGAACACCACTACGCAGGCACCAGCCAGCACTAACGCAGAGCAAACCGGACGTGCAGGCGCGGGACGTGGCGTCGTCGTGAACCTATCTTCGTTGACGTACGTGGAGGCAGAACGGGAACAGCGAACCAGCATTCAGCTGCGTACCCATTCGTCAAATTTCCCAACCgaggcctcgtttagttggccACCGGATTCGGCGCCGCCGGATTCGGGTGGAACTGTACGCTACTGTAgcgtttcgtttttatttggtaataattgtctaattgttgactaattaggctcaaaacgttcatctcgcaaagtacaaccaaactgtgcaattagtttttgatttcgtcaacatttaatactccatgcatgtaccgcaagtttgatgtgacggggaatcttctttttgcatagtgccaaattctggaatttgTGGGAACTAAACAACCCCCGAGCTAATGCTTGACTCCAGCTCCAGGTCCTCGAGTCAACCAAAATAATGCCTCACACGCACACCCAACAAACCTTGGTGACGCCACGCACGTCATCTATCTTGCCAGGTTGCCCGCCTATTTAAACCCTCATCACACCATCCCGTTCGTTCCATGGCGCCGCCTACACTTTCAAGCGAGATGATGACGATGAGTCGTGCCGCCGTCGTCGTAGTAGCGCTCGCTTCTTCTCATCTCCTGGCCGGCGGCGTGGCAGCCAGGGCCGGCGTGGTCACGTTCAGCGCGACGAACGCCGCGTCGAGCACGGCGGGCGGCAAGCGGTTCGGCCGGGACGTCGGCGTCAGGTATTCGAGGCGAGTGCTCTCGGACGCCTCCTCCTTCTGCTGGAAGACCTTCAACCAGCCCAGCCCCGGCAGCCGCAAGCCCGTCAGCTCCATCACCCTCGTCGTCGAGGACATCGGCGGCGTCGCCTTCACCAGCGGCAACGGCATCCACCTCAGTGCCCAGTACGTCGGCGGCTACTCCGGTGACGTCAAGACAGAGGTAACAACATCGGCGTCGGCTAATCTGTCGTGTGGACAAAGCTTACTAAACTTTTCAAAAAGGAAAAACACAACATGAATATGAATGAATGTTTCATCAGGCGACTGGGGTGCTGTACCACGAGGTAACGCACGTGTGGCAGTGGAACGGGCAGGGGCAGGCGAACGGCGGCCTCATCGAGGGCATCGCCGACTACGTCCGGCTGAAGGCGGGGTACGCGCCGGGGCACTGGGTGAAGCCGGGGCAGGGAGACCGGTGGGATCAGGGGTACGACATCACGGCGAGGTTTCTGGACTACTGCGACTCGCTGAAGCCGGGCTTCGTCGCGCTGCTCAACGCCAAGATGAAGGACGGCTACTCCGACGATTTCTTCGCGCAGATTCTTGGGAAGAATGTGCAGCGGCTGTGGCAGGATTACAAGGCCAAGTACGGAGGCTGATGTGTGTTGGTGGCTACAAGTGCTAGTCAGCTAGTGCGACGCGATCGATGGATCTTTATCAGCGcagggtgctgctgctgctgctgctgcttattATTATTGATCCATTATCAGTTCAGATAATCAATAAACCATGCGTCGACATTAATTTGTATTAGCTTGTactgaaaaaaatatataaaggGTATTAGCTTGTACTGAAAAAAGAGGGGTTTTGGAGGGAGAAACTTGGGATATAAGTGCTGACCTTCAAGCCATGATTTCACCAAGTTTTAAGGACCCAAAAACACTCATGCCAAAGCTCAGCCAAAGCAGCAGATGAAAAATCCCCCAAAAAATCAACTCCAAAAGTCTTGAGAAACATAAATTTTATATTTGGAGAGAGGAACAAACTTGCACAAGATTGATAATGTAATACCCAATGGCTCATATCCACTTTGCATTCTGAGTGAACCACACACTATCACCAACACAATTACTTTTTATGCTAGCTTCACATAAAAGGGTTAACTTGAGGACGTTAATACAGTCTCTAGAAGCCTCCATCAATTACTAAGGTGGCAATAAACCTTCCCACAATATCACTTCAACATAcaggccactatgggccaaatttaaATTAGGCCTGATATCACATATACTTGGGTTATCTCAAGACGTTGGGATACAAGCCACTCCTAATAACAAAAATTTTAGAtgacaaaaagcttgaaaaacaaatagcctttcctctctctctctctctctctctctctctctctccctctaacCCTAAGAAAAACTCTCAACCACTCAAATGAGACAATAATCCCAAAGTTGTGCACCACACGGGGCACGCTATTTTCCCAAATACACTTACATTATGTACTCAACCCAAATACCCCTAGGAGTAAACCTGTCCAATTTTTTTAAATGCATCAGACAGGCCTGGAGTCTTTCTGACTTGCTTAGCCTCAACGCAAGCTTCGTGATGATGCCATGCATCCTTAGACTTAACACCCTAGTTTTGAGGCCCAAAGTGGTCAAACCTCTGTCTATGGTTGTGAGGCCCAAACCTCCATACTTGGTTTTAAGGATCAAACCAACAAACTCCCACACACCCCACAAGTATGACTCACCAATGTTGATGAGTGTATGACCTCTACCAAGGTTTGACTCATTTGCATTACTTCTTGACTTGATTGATGCCACCTTCATCATCCCTAATATTGACGCATGTACGACACCAAGTGCCACGACACCATCATCCTCCTCCTTGACTCGGTCATGCCATCTTCCAGTGGCGAAATCAGCAACTTTGATTAAGGGGGTCGGACAAATAAGATGGCATCTTTAAGCATGATAAATATATACATAATTGTATGTCTCAACAACTTTTTCAGTGTTCTCACATATGTAGTTAGTATTTGTAACAAAAAGTCGcaacatatatgataacaaaatggatgattttttgtatttttgtgctgtaaaaaaaatatttatagggATATATAAAAAAATCTACTGTGCTGGGGGGCACGGCCCCTGCTGGCCCCCTGGTTCCGCCACGGCCATCTTCACCACCCTCTTGTCCACATGTCTTCTTGCACTCTCCATGTGAGCAATGTGGATTTCTGGATGCTCTCTTTAATGACAAGAAAGCCTCAGTGTCACCACCCTTCTCCACCGCATGGTCCCTATTTTACCATAATAGTTTATCTTGCTTCAGGATGAGCCACTACCTTCAACATGTCTTAATATGCTCACAATGCTTGGCTAGCCAACCGACGCGCTCCAGAGCACGTTAGGATGTTAATACCTGGCACTAGGGATGAAATCGGACCAAATACGAATGAATATTATGGGGGGCAGTAGTTTCTTTATAAAATTCGGAGTCAGATATGGGTAGTGTAGGATGTGTCGGATATTGATATATCACGTACACATATGTATCAGGAATTCAAGTTCATAGTCGGATTCGGGTATGGTACAGATAAAATTCCAAATTTGTATACAGATTATCCATTTAGTATTTAAATCCATGTTATAGTTAGATTCGTTCCTAGCGCACCTC
It encodes:
- the LOC136485440 gene encoding uncharacterized protein; protein product: MMTMSRAAVVVVALASSHLLAGGVAARAGVVTFSATNAASSTAGGKRFGRDVGVRYSRRVLSDASSFCWKTFNQPSPGSRKPVSSITLVVEDIGGVAFTSGNGIHLSAQYVGGYSGDVKTEATGVLYHEVTHVWQWNGQGQANGGLIEGIADYVRLKAGYAPGHWVKPGQGDRWDQGYDITARFLDYCDSLKPGFVALLNAKMKDGYSDDFFAQILGKNVQRLWQDYKAKYGG